The Dioscorea cayenensis subsp. rotundata cultivar TDr96_F1 chromosome 21, TDr96_F1_v2_PseudoChromosome.rev07_lg8_w22 25.fasta, whole genome shotgun sequence genome includes a region encoding these proteins:
- the LOC120252560 gene encoding uncharacterized protein LOC120252560 yields MRAIDIFTLPPGEKVIVDWNCRNQPIDMSVGLLAQFLVHIATNCTNFPIGYDKWQTVPAYYKDHVWDNIIKTKLEVNDDGHKDYILKSLAKKWRDHRCNLYKSLKCDPDAPRKTNIGRIPPEVPLEQWIAFVDYRARPDTKAKAAQNTTNRSHLTIPHMLGSKSFARLENEMESQLGRPVTRAELFQVGHTTSDGSFVNDEARQNHEDLVVRSQSSSKNEAHIGVFGKEHPGYVRGLALGVVPTQVYGSSSSSSSRCYSPRGTQAEVDALRQPVHQLLQ; encoded by the exons ATGCGAGCTATTGATATATTCACTCTTCCTCCGGGTGAGAAAGTTATTGTGGATTGGAATTGTCGAAACCAGCCGATTGATATGTCAGTCGGGTTACTTGCTCAATTTTTAGTGCACATTGCAACTAATTGTACCAACTTCCCTATTGGCTATGATAAGTGGCAAACTGTTCCAGCCTATTACAAAGATCATGTGTGGGATAACATCATAAAG aCAAAGTTGGAGGTTAATGATGATGGGCATAAAGATTACATTCTCAAGAGTTTGGCCAAAAAATGGAGGGACCATAGGTGTAACTTGTACAAATCTTTGAAATGTGACCCCGATGCTCCCCGCAAAACCAACATTGGGAGAATACCTCCTGAAGTTCCCTTGGAGCAATGGATTGCTTTTGTGGATTATAGGGCTCGACCTGACACAAAG GCAAAAGCAGCTCAAAATACTACCAACCGTAGCCACCTAACAATTCCTCACATGTTGGGTTCAAAATCATTTGCTCGATTGGAAAATGAAATG GAATCTCAACTTGGTCGGCCTGTCACAAGAGCTGAATTATTTCAAGTTGGTCATACCACATCAGATGGGTCTTTTGTGAATGATGAGGCAAGGCAAAATCAT GAAGATCTAGTTGTTCGATCTCAGTCTTCTTCTAAAAATGAGGCACATATTGGTGTTTTTGGTAAAGAACACCCAGGGTATGTTCGTGGCTTGGCACTTGGAGTAGTCCCAACTCAGGTGTATGGGTCATCGAGTAGTTCGAGCAGTAGGTGCTATTCGCCAAGGGGTACACAAGCTGAAGTTGATGCTCTTAGGCAACCTGTCCATCAATTACTACAATGA